Proteins encoded within one genomic window of Sporolituus thermophilus DSM 23256:
- a CDS encoding CoA-binding protein — translation MKLIDDFLKLKTWAVVGATNNREKFGFKIFHFLRESGYKVYAVNPGVTEIEGEKCYPTLGDLPDKPDVVDIVVPPRVGEKILHDCAKLNIKNVWLQPGADTEQVIRTAESLGLNVVHHACVMVEIRNRKA, via the coding sequence TTGAAACTTATAGATGATTTTCTCAAACTAAAAACATGGGCCGTAGTCGGAGCGACGAATAATCGGGAAAAGTTTGGTTTTAAAATTTTTCACTTCTTACGTGAGTCAGGGTATAAAGTGTATGCGGTAAATCCGGGCGTCACGGAAATTGAGGGCGAAAAATGCTATCCGACACTTGGCGACCTTCCTGACAAGCCAGACGTCGTAGACATTGTTGTACCTCCGCGCGTAGGGGAGAAGATTTTGCATGATTGTGCTAAACTAAATATTAAAAATGTGTGGCTGCAGCCGGGGGCTGATACAGAACAAGTAATCCGCACCGCGGAAAGCCTAGGGCTTAATGTTGTCCATCATGCTTGCGTTATGGTTGAAATTCGCAACCGTAAAGCATAA
- the cobC gene encoding alpha-ribazole phosphatase: MTKVILVRHGQTIWNLELKYQGHTDIELTELGIRQAQLVADRLASENVAAVFASDLSRAYKTAEFIAAKHGLSVVTVPELREIRFGAWEGLTYDGINSQWPDIMKKLYTSPDDVVIPGGETFRELKARAEGAIKRIVSEHPNQTIVVVSHGGTIRTLLCAALNIHLNYVWNIRQDNTAVNIIEYYRERAVVALVNDVHHLKGL; the protein is encoded by the coding sequence ATGACTAAGGTTATATTGGTTCGCCATGGCCAGACGATATGGAATTTGGAACTGAAATATCAGGGACATACGGACATCGAATTGACGGAATTGGGAATTAGGCAAGCGCAACTGGTGGCTGACCGCTTGGCGAGTGAGAATGTTGCCGCCGTATTTGCCAGCGATCTAAGCCGGGCGTACAAAACGGCCGAATTTATCGCAGCTAAACATGGCCTATCCGTAGTTACTGTACCAGAACTGCGGGAAATACGTTTCGGCGCGTGGGAAGGGCTGACCTATGACGGCATCAATAGCCAGTGGCCGGATATTATGAAAAAACTGTATACCAGCCCGGACGATGTGGTAATTCCAGGTGGGGAGACATTCCGGGAACTTAAGGCCCGTGCCGAAGGGGCTATCAAACGCATTGTAAGCGAACACCCCAATCAGACGATTGTAGTTGTATCCCATGGCGGCACAATTCGCACCCTTTTGTGCGCCGCTTTAAATATTCATCTTAACTATGTATGGAATATCCGGCAGGATAATACCGCTGTAAATATTATTGAGTATTACCGCGAGCGCGCTGTCGTCGCTTTGGTGAATGACGTGCATCACCTAAAAGGACTCTAG
- the cobD gene encoding threonine-phosphate decarboxylase CobD, which produces MAQESIYEHGGNIYAAARLMGKNAEQFLDFSANINPFGLPVSVRRCLLDSIDDVVNYPDAEAWALKEAIGRHYGVSVDQITVGNGAVELLYVLCHALRPQQVMVAAPTFSEYERAARAAKAVIRYMPLAPDNGFTLPVERIIAALPFIDMVFVGNPNNPTGTVLTAGELEPLLYAAAKNDVTVVVDESFIDFLFDDERYTCRTLLARYPNLVVLHSLTKFYAIPGLRLGFALAAPRLAAIMHAGKDPWNVNALAQAAGVAALQDKEYRNKSRQYVAGAKKALYDGLAQIPGLKPFPPAANFVFIDVAGTGMTAAALRKAMMEEHVLIRDCSNYPGLTPYYVRVAVKKEEDNKKLLRILAAVCGGQND; this is translated from the coding sequence ATGGCACAGGAAAGTATTTATGAACATGGCGGGAACATTTATGCAGCTGCTCGCCTAATGGGCAAAAATGCGGAACAATTTCTTGATTTTAGCGCCAATATTAACCCCTTTGGTTTGCCGGTTAGCGTGCGGAGATGTCTATTGGACAGTATTGACGACGTTGTGAACTACCCCGATGCCGAAGCATGGGCGTTAAAAGAAGCCATCGGCCGGCATTACGGCGTTTCTGTCGACCAAATTACGGTCGGGAATGGGGCAGTGGAACTGCTTTATGTGCTTTGTCATGCCCTTCGTCCCCAACAGGTAATGGTGGCAGCGCCTACGTTCAGTGAGTACGAACGGGCGGCTCGCGCCGCAAAAGCCGTTATCCGTTATATGCCGCTCGCGCCGGATAACGGATTTACCCTTCCGGTAGAGCGGATTATCGCTGCCCTTCCGTTTATTGATATGGTCTTTGTCGGGAATCCCAACAATCCAACCGGGACGGTGCTGACGGCGGGCGAATTGGAACCGCTGCTTTACGCCGCAGCCAAAAACGATGTTACGGTCGTTGTCGACGAGTCTTTCATTGATTTTCTTTTTGATGATGAGAGATATACTTGTCGAACTTTGCTCGCTCGCTACCCTAATTTAGTAGTTCTTCACTCGCTTACTAAGTTTTATGCTATCCCAGGACTACGGTTGGGGTTTGCGCTAGCTGCTCCCCGGTTGGCTGCTATCATGCATGCCGGCAAAGATCCATGGAACGTCAATGCTTTGGCCCAGGCCGCCGGGGTGGCCGCCCTGCAGGATAAAGAGTACCGCAATAAGAGCCGTCAATATGTAGCTGGCGCCAAGAAGGCTTTATACGATGGGCTGGCCCAAATACCCGGACTGAAGCCTTTTCCGCCGGCAGCTAATTTCGTTTTTATCGACGTAGCCGGAACGGGAATGACGGCGGCTGCATTGCGAAAAGCTATGATGGAGGAGCATGTATTAATTCGCGATTGCAGCAACTATCCTGGTTTGACGCCTTATTATGTACGCGTGGCCGTGAAAAAAGAGGAAGACAATAAAAAGTTGCTGCGAATTCTGGCGGCAGTATGTGGGGGACAAAATGACTAA
- a CDS encoding GHMP kinase, with protein sequence MGVKVRAPGTCGELVQGTIDGENFLITCPVDLYSEVEIIGDGRPHRNVGSKTLTAVRKTLQYLGHGEAQLSVRVCSDLPVGKGMASSSADISAACQAAALYVGRCLTPDEIADIALSIEPTDGLFYPGIMMIDHVHGRIRRFLGMPPALFIAVFDVGGQVDTQCFNRRSDLAGLNAAKEKQVRQALELVRRGLATGDSSLIGQGATISAIANQAILYKPCLETIIELTVRFGAVGVNVAHSGTVLGVLFPADRKAAIAPCVDAVLSACPNIAFFRTVRLIAGGLTIVRD encoded by the coding sequence ATGGGTGTAAAAGTTAGAGCCCCCGGTACCTGCGGCGAACTCGTCCAAGGCACGATTGACGGGGAAAATTTTCTAATTACTTGTCCGGTAGATCTCTATTCAGAAGTGGAAATTATCGGCGACGGCCGGCCGCACCGGAACGTGGGGAGCAAGACGCTGACCGCCGTCCGCAAAACGCTTCAGTATCTCGGCCATGGCGAGGCGCAGCTGAGCGTCAGGGTATGTTCTGACCTTCCCGTTGGTAAAGGGATGGCGTCGAGCAGCGCCGACATTAGCGCCGCCTGCCAGGCTGCCGCCTTATATGTTGGCAGATGCTTGACTCCTGATGAAATCGCTGATATTGCGCTTAGTATCGAACCCACCGACGGCCTTTTTTATCCGGGTATTATGATGATAGACCATGTCCACGGCCGTATCCGCCGTTTTCTTGGCATGCCGCCGGCTCTTTTCATCGCTGTTTTCGATGTGGGTGGACAAGTCGACACCCAGTGTTTTAACCGGCGCAGCGATCTGGCTGGCTTAAATGCCGCCAAGGAAAAACAGGTGCGCCAAGCCCTGGAATTAGTGCGGCGCGGCTTGGCGACAGGCGACAGTTCTCTTATTGGACAGGGGGCAACCATTAGTGCCATAGCCAACCAAGCCATCCTTTACAAGCCTTGTCTTGAAACAATTATTGAATTAACAGTACGCTTTGGCGCGGTGGGGGTAAATGTCGCACATAGCGGCACTGTTCTTGGCGTCCTGTTTCCGGCAGACAGGAAAGCGGCCATCGCCCCTTGTGTGGATGCCGTTTTGTCAGCTTGTCCGAATATAGCTTTCTTTAGAACGGTTCGGCTCATTGCCGGCGGTCTAACAATTGTGAGGGATTAG
- the cobT gene encoding nicotinate-nucleotide--dimethylbenzimidazole phosphoribosyltransferase has protein sequence MERISATIAKIEPLDNDVMNRVQFRLDNLTKPLGSLAALEERAKQLAGALRQEHPPLPQKAIILMAADHGVAAEGVSLYPQEVTEQMIYNFVKGGAAINVLARHANAELVLVDVGVRANLPADLPIQHRKVAAGTANMRFGPAMSQEQVVQALHVGLDVANAVIDKGVQAIALGEMGIGNTTASSAVTSALTGRAPHDVVGFGTGISSKMLMHKIKVVEEAIAVNRPDPNNVYDVLAKVGGLEIAALTGVILAAAARRVLVVLDGFISSTAALAAYRLTNRVQPYLVAAHLSAEPGHKVILEHLNLKPMLKLSMRLGEGTGAALGLTLVDAGVKVLNEMATFDEARVAYALQDLPVT, from the coding sequence ATGGAAAGAATAAGCGCTACAATCGCCAAAATAGAGCCTTTGGATAACGATGTCATGAACAGGGTTCAATTCCGGTTGGATAATCTGACTAAACCGTTAGGGAGTCTGGCCGCCCTGGAAGAAAGGGCTAAGCAGTTAGCAGGGGCGTTACGTCAAGAACATCCACCGTTGCCCCAAAAAGCGATCATACTAATGGCGGCCGACCATGGGGTTGCTGCCGAAGGGGTTAGTCTTTATCCGCAGGAAGTAACGGAACAGATGATTTATAATTTTGTAAAAGGTGGGGCCGCGATTAATGTACTGGCACGCCATGCCAACGCCGAGCTTGTGTTGGTTGACGTTGGCGTCCGGGCTAATTTGCCCGCTGATTTGCCCATCCAACACCGGAAGGTAGCGGCAGGAACCGCTAACATGCGCTTTGGGCCGGCCATGAGTCAGGAGCAAGTCGTACAGGCGCTCCATGTTGGTCTGGATGTGGCCAACGCCGTTATCGATAAAGGCGTTCAGGCTATTGCCCTTGGCGAAATGGGAATTGGCAATACGACGGCCAGTTCGGCTGTAACGAGCGCCTTAACCGGTAGAGCACCCCATGATGTAGTCGGCTTTGGTACGGGTATTAGTTCTAAAATGTTAATGCACAAAATTAAAGTAGTAGAGGAGGCTATCGCGGTCAACCGACCGGATCCTAATAATGTTTATGATGTTCTGGCCAAGGTGGGCGGGCTGGAGATTGCCGCCTTGACCGGCGTAATCTTGGCGGCGGCCGCACGGCGAGTGCTGGTAGTACTGGATGGTTTCATTTCATCTACTGCGGCGCTTGCGGCTTATCGTCTCACCAACCGTGTTCAGCCCTATCTGGTTGCCGCTCACCTGTCGGCCGAACCAGGCCACAAAGTTATTTTGGAACATTTGAACCTTAAGCCTATGCTAAAACTCAGTATGCGGCTTGGCGAAGGCACAGGCGCTGCCCTCGGGTTAACACTAGTAGACGCCGGTGTTAAGGTTCTCAATGAAATGGCGACCTTTGACGAGGCGCGCGTGGCCTATGCCTTACAGGATTTGCCGGTAACGTGA
- the cobS gene encoding adenosylcobinamide-GDP ribazoletransferase: MNDFFIALQFLTRLHIVRQNVWSPEGFGRSVKYFPVVGAVIGSMLAVLDSVVNAYLPDHVWTAILVVAGFALTGGLHGDGFMDTFDGLFSGRTPQRMLEIMKDSRVGANGVMAFGALLLLKWSMLLDIDAYSRPIALFIAPVIGRMAMVVGITVFPYARPEGIGKAFAQYAGKRALYIATIFTLLLIFPFGRAAVFSLAAGMAFAVLFGRYVTGIIGGLTGDIYGAITEMTELLVLFVFLICGEMEL, from the coding sequence ATGAATGATTTTTTTATCGCTCTTCAGTTTTTGACCCGGCTGCATATCGTGCGGCAAAATGTATGGTCACCGGAAGGATTCGGCCGCAGCGTTAAGTACTTTCCTGTAGTCGGAGCGGTTATCGGCAGCATGCTGGCCGTGCTTGACAGTGTAGTCAATGCCTACTTGCCGGATCATGTATGGACCGCTATCTTGGTCGTTGCCGGTTTTGCTTTAACCGGTGGGCTGCACGGCGACGGATTTATGGACACATTTGACGGTCTTTTTTCCGGCAGGACGCCGCAGCGAATGCTGGAAATCATGAAAGACAGCCGAGTTGGGGCCAACGGTGTAATGGCCTTTGGCGCGCTGCTGCTATTAAAATGGTCGATGCTGCTGGATATAGACGCCTATTCCCGGCCCATAGCGCTGTTTATCGCCCCTGTTATCGGCCGCATGGCCATGGTAGTTGGCATTACTGTTTTCCCTTACGCCCGGCCGGAAGGAATAGGCAAGGCTTTTGCCCAATACGCCGGGAAAAGGGCTTTGTATATAGCTACTATCTTTACCCTGCTTTTGATCTTCCCGTTCGGTCGGGCTGCTGTTTTTAGCCTGGCGGCAGGGATGGCTTTCGCCGTACTGTTTGGCCGCTATGTCACCGGGATAATTGGCGGTCTCACCGGCGATATCTACGGGGCCATAACAGAAATGACCGAACTGTTGGTATTGTTTGTCTTTCTAATATGTGGAGAAATGGAGTTATAG
- the cobT gene encoding nicotinate-nucleotide--dimethylbenzimidazole phosphoribosyltransferase, with protein MELLQQTIRNIPPVAHQAAAAVKRRFDRLTKPQGSLGELETLVANYAGMTGEQMPSIPRKAMVLMAGDHGVAVHGVSAYPQEVTVQMVYNYLSGGAGANVLARHAGADMFIVDVGVRVDLKEHPRIINRKIAYGTEDFTRGPAMTREQAVKGLEVGIEIANMCIDQGYGLFALAEMGIGNTTATAAIASVFTGLSPEQAVGRGSGIGDGRLKIKQQVVQQALLVNKPNRGDALDVLSKIGGYDIAGLAGVILGGAARRVPTVIDGVIATGAALIAAGLAPEARNYMIGSHLSAEPAHGKMLEVLGLRAVLDMGMRLGEGTGACLAMTLLDAGIKLLRDMATFEEAGIATAEPR; from the coding sequence TTGGAATTATTACAGCAAACCATTCGCAACATTCCCCCCGTCGCTCACCAAGCTGCCGCCGCGGTAAAGCGCCGCTTCGACCGGCTGACCAAGCCGCAGGGCAGCCTTGGCGAGTTGGAAACGCTCGTGGCTAACTATGCCGGCATGACGGGAGAACAGATGCCGTCAATTCCCCGTAAAGCAATGGTCTTGATGGCGGGTGACCATGGCGTCGCCGTTCACGGCGTAAGCGCCTATCCCCAGGAAGTGACCGTACAAATGGTTTACAACTATTTGTCAGGGGGAGCGGGGGCCAACGTGCTCGCCCGTCACGCCGGCGCCGATATGTTTATTGTTGATGTGGGAGTTCGCGTGGATCTTAAGGAACACCCCCGTATTATCAACCGTAAGATTGCCTATGGTACTGAAGACTTCACCCGAGGGCCGGCAATGACCCGCGAGCAGGCAGTGAAAGGCCTTGAGGTAGGAATCGAGATAGCCAATATGTGTATCGATCAGGGATATGGTCTTTTTGCGTTGGCGGAAATGGGAATTGGCAATACCACGGCCACGGCGGCTATTGCCAGCGTTTTTACCGGTTTGTCGCCTGAGCAGGCAGTAGGGCGCGGTTCAGGCATTGGCGACGGGCGGTTGAAAATTAAACAGCAAGTTGTACAGCAGGCATTACTGGTTAATAAGCCTAATCGGGGCGATGCCCTGGATGTTCTCAGCAAAATCGGGGGCTATGATATCGCCGGTCTGGCCGGCGTTATTCTCGGAGGCGCCGCCCGGCGGGTACCTACCGTCATAGATGGCGTTATTGCCACGGGAGCAGCCCTTATCGCTGCCGGCTTAGCGCCAGAAGCAAGAAATTATATGATTGGCTCGCATCTTTCCGCAGAACCTGCCCATGGCAAGATGCTTGAAGTTTTAGGCCTTCGTGCCGTGCTCGACATGGGGATGCGGTTAGGTGAAGGAACAGGGGCCTGCCTGGCCATGACGCTGCTTGACGCTGGCATTAAACTTCTTCGGGACATGGCTACTTTTGAGGAGGCCGGCATTGCAACAGCCGAACCAAGATGA
- the cbiB gene encoding adenosylcobinamide-phosphate synthase CbiB: MLSELDKFLPLIAVSVDAFIGDPRSQYHPVVLIGKLIASLEKGLRRPQHSTFTQKLAGAVLVASVLAIVYGITWLIMKVLQEWHPVAALAGGALLLSFVISPRSLAEAGQEIYGYLATGDLAQARFKVGWIVGRDTDKLDEAEITRATVETVAENIVDGIVSPLFYAAIGGVPLAFLYRAVNTLDSMVGYKNEKYRNFGMVAARTDDVFNYLPARLTGIFIIIAAWLLRFDAWGAAKTIWRDAAKHPSPNSGIAEAGAAGALGIRLGGLNYYSGIPSFRPYMGEAKNSLAPYHIRQTIRLMYLVTFLTVLFFLVFIW; encoded by the coding sequence ATGCTGAGCGAATTGGATAAATTTTTGCCGTTAATTGCGGTCAGCGTTGACGCCTTTATCGGCGATCCCCGTTCCCAGTATCATCCCGTGGTATTAATTGGCAAGCTGATTGCCAGCCTGGAGAAAGGACTTCGGCGCCCGCAGCATTCGACCTTTACGCAAAAACTGGCCGGGGCTGTTTTGGTAGCGAGCGTGCTAGCCATTGTCTATGGGATAACCTGGTTGATTATGAAAGTTTTGCAGGAGTGGCATCCGGTAGCGGCGCTTGCCGGAGGAGCGTTGTTATTGTCGTTTGTCATATCGCCCCGCAGTCTGGCCGAGGCCGGTCAGGAGATTTACGGCTATTTGGCGACGGGTGATTTGGCGCAGGCCCGTTTCAAGGTTGGTTGGATTGTCGGGCGGGATACCGACAAACTGGATGAAGCCGAAATAACCCGGGCAACGGTAGAAACGGTTGCCGAGAATATTGTCGACGGTATCGTTTCCCCTCTGTTTTACGCTGCTATCGGCGGGGTACCGCTCGCTTTTCTGTACCGGGCGGTGAATACGCTCGACTCGATGGTAGGTTATAAGAACGAAAAATACCGTAATTTCGGCATGGTTGCCGCGCGGACAGACGATGTCTTTAATTATCTGCCGGCACGCCTGACAGGTATTTTTATCATTATTGCCGCGTGGCTGCTACGGTTTGACGCATGGGGGGCTGCTAAGACCATTTGGCGTGACGCGGCCAAACACCCCAGTCCGAACAGTGGCATAGCCGAGGCGGGGGCGGCCGGAGCCCTGGGAATCCGTTTGGGCGGGTTAAACTACTATAGCGGCATTCCCTCTTTCCGGCCCTACATGGGAGAAGCAAAAAATTCCTTGGCGCCTTATCACATAAGACAGACAATCCGGCTGATGTATTTGGTTACGTTTTTAACGGTGCTTTTTTTCTTAGTGTTTATATGGTAA
- a CDS encoding cobyric acid synthase, whose protein sequence is MAKTIMLQGTGSHVGKSILTTALCRIFHQDAMRVVPFKAQNMALNSYVTQTGGEMGRAQVAQAEAAGLEPAVEMNPVLLKPTGNACSQVIVLGRPVGTMSAKEYHSRYSRQALQVIKECLRKLHAEYDVIVIEGAGSPAEVNLKANDIVNMRIAKLAPAPVLLVADIDRGGALASVVGTLELLEPDERDLVKGIIINKFRGDISLLQPALNFLEQKTGKPVVGVVPYLENLGIDDEDSVSLDEKRADGGGEVEIAVLRLPTISNFTDFDALASEAGVTVRYVRQGETLGKPDLIVLPGSKNTTEDLLYLRRNGYDQEILRLVDAGIPVVGICGGYQMLGQEIRDPYRTESDNERVDGLGLLDTVTTFAPEKITHQVTARCISHGFLGLGYDETELQGYEIHMGRTEFTGPVQPAFTITSRSGQPCYHDDGVVRPDGLVMGTYIHGIFDNDKYRRAVVNALRVRKGLAPLATVTDIQAKKQANYDRLAKVVRKSLNMELLYRIMGVR, encoded by the coding sequence ATGGCCAAAACGATTATGCTACAGGGAACAGGCTCGCATGTAGGGAAAAGTATCCTGACCACCGCTTTATGCCGCATCTTCCACCAGGATGCTATGCGTGTTGTGCCCTTTAAGGCGCAGAACATGGCCCTTAATTCATATGTGACCCAAACAGGCGGGGAGATGGGCCGGGCCCAGGTGGCCCAAGCCGAGGCGGCCGGGCTTGAGCCTGCAGTAGAAATGAATCCGGTCCTGCTAAAACCGACCGGTAACGCCTGTTCGCAGGTAATTGTTCTTGGCCGGCCGGTCGGAACCATGTCGGCCAAGGAGTATCATTCCAGGTACAGCAGGCAGGCGCTGCAAGTAATTAAGGAGTGTTTGCGCAAGCTTCATGCCGAGTACGACGTTATCGTCATCGAGGGAGCGGGCAGTCCCGCGGAAGTTAATCTCAAGGCCAATGATATTGTTAATATGCGTATTGCCAAACTGGCACCGGCGCCGGTACTTTTGGTAGCTGATATTGACAGGGGAGGGGCTTTGGCATCGGTAGTCGGTACCCTTGAACTGTTGGAACCGGATGAGCGCGATTTGGTCAAAGGCATTATTATCAATAAGTTCCGCGGCGACATAAGCCTCTTGCAGCCGGCATTGAATTTTCTGGAACAAAAGACGGGCAAGCCTGTGGTTGGGGTTGTACCTTATCTTGAAAACTTGGGCATCGACGACGAAGATTCGGTTTCTCTTGATGAAAAACGGGCGGACGGTGGGGGTGAGGTCGAAATCGCCGTACTTCGCCTGCCGACAATTTCCAATTTCACCGATTTTGATGCCTTGGCAAGTGAAGCAGGCGTTACCGTCCGCTATGTGCGTCAGGGTGAGACACTGGGCAAGCCAGATCTTATTGTACTGCCGGGCAGCAAAAATACCACCGAGGATCTGCTGTATCTGCGCCGTAACGGCTATGACCAGGAAATCCTTCGGTTGGTAGACGCGGGCATACCGGTTGTCGGTATTTGTGGCGGTTATCAGATGCTGGGGCAGGAAATTCGCGACCCCTACCGCACTGAATCGGATAATGAGCGGGTGGATGGGCTGGGACTGCTTGATACCGTTACGACTTTTGCCCCGGAAAAAATTACCCATCAGGTGACGGCGCGCTGCATTAGCCATGGCTTTTTGGGCTTGGGATATGACGAAACCGAGCTGCAGGGCTATGAAATCCATATGGGCCGTACGGAGTTTACGGGCCCGGTCCAGCCGGCCTTTACCATTACCAGCCGTTCCGGACAACCTTGCTACCATGATGACGGCGTGGTGCGGCCTGACGGCCTGGTCATGGGAACCTACATACACGGTATCTTCGACAATGACAAATACCGCCGGGCGGTGGTTAACGCGCTGCGGGTGCGCAAAGGTTTAGCCCCACTGGCGACGGTCACCGATATTCAGGCGAAGAAGCAGGCAAATTACGACCGTTTGGCCAAAGTTGTCCGCAAGAGTTTAAACATGGAACTTTTGTATCGTATCATGGGTGTCCGGTGA
- the cobU gene encoding bifunctional adenosylcobinamide kinase/adenosylcobinamide-phosphate guanylyltransferase has product MRGKIVLVTGGARSGKSTFAEHYAAAAGEPVVYIATAQVGDEEMRLRVELHQRRRPAEWLTIEAPVDADRAIAQAAQTAKVVLFDCLTLYTSNLLLAAATLTEPAERQRYIIGAIDKLIEAAQASQATVIFVTNEVGMGIVPDNALAREYRDVAGKVNQRVAAAADEVYLVVCGLAVDIKQLAVRTGGS; this is encoded by the coding sequence ATGAGAGGTAAAATTGTGCTGGTCACCGGCGGCGCTCGCAGCGGCAAAAGTACTTTTGCCGAGCATTATGCCGCCGCGGCGGGCGAACCGGTGGTTTATATTGCAACCGCGCAAGTTGGTGATGAAGAAATGCGGCTAAGGGTAGAACTTCATCAACGCCGCCGTCCGGCCGAATGGCTTACGATTGAAGCCCCTGTCGATGCCGACCGGGCAATTGCGCAGGCCGCCCAAACGGCTAAAGTAGTGCTATTTGATTGTCTGACGCTTTATACAAGCAATCTGCTCTTGGCCGCCGCGACATTGACCGAGCCGGCGGAAAGGCAGCGGTATATTATCGGCGCCATTGACAAATTGATTGAGGCAGCGCAGGCCAGTCAAGCGACCGTGATTTTTGTAACCAACGAAGTGGGCATGGGGATAGTACCAGATAATGCGCTTGCCCGTGAGTACCGCGATGTAGCCGGCAAGGTCAACCAACGGGTGGCCGCGGCCGCTGACGAAGTATACCTGGTAGTTTGCGGCTTAGCGGTAGATATTAAACAGTTGGCCGTTCGGACAGGGGGGAGTTAA
- a CDS encoding cobyrinate a,c-diamide synthase gives MTCFQIPRLVIAGTHSGVGKTTIVTGLLAALARRGLNVQSYKVGPDYIDPGYHALASGKRAHNLDTWLMPPEEMVRLFVKTASGCELALIEGVMGLYDGGRGGVSSTAVIAKRLDAPVILVIDAKSMGESAAAIALGYKLYDQDIRLAGVIVNRLGSETHRTMVAEAFSRLGIPLLGAVFRDNRLSTPQRHLGLTPVTEHDARKTVDVMADRMAEQVAVDELISLAKQAPPLVAPLDNSRCDRGHVRIGVAKDEAFSFYYPESLDVLTAQGAELVEFSPLYDQFLPPVDGLVLGGGFPEMFLERLTANRPMREAIFRAGKDGMPIYAECGGLMYLCRQISGFGGQAYDMVGLIPAVCEMQSNLQTVGYVETRALHDTVLCLVGEKLRGHEFHFSRMVPDDYTDFPWAFEFTKVRTGAAYRGGFATDNILASYLHIHFAGNKQAAGRFVEQCIKFRGRDRHER, from the coding sequence ATGACTTGTTTTCAAATACCGCGGCTTGTCATTGCCGGCACGCATAGCGGGGTCGGTAAAACGACAATTGTGACCGGCTTGCTGGCGGCGCTGGCCCGGCGCGGGCTTAATGTTCAATCTTATAAGGTCGGTCCCGACTATATTGACCCTGGCTATCACGCCCTGGCCAGTGGCAAGCGGGCGCATAACCTTGATACATGGCTGATGCCGCCGGAGGAAATGGTTCGCCTGTTTGTAAAGACGGCAAGCGGTTGCGAGCTGGCCCTTATCGAAGGGGTTATGGGGCTGTATGACGGCGGCCGGGGCGGGGTCAGCAGTACGGCAGTCATTGCCAAACGGCTCGATGCTCCGGTAATATTGGTTATTGATGCCAAATCTATGGGCGAAAGCGCTGCCGCCATTGCGCTCGGTTATAAACTGTATGACCAAGATATCCGGTTGGCTGGGGTAATTGTCAATCGTCTCGGCTCGGAAACACACCGCACCATGGTGGCCGAAGCATTTTCCCGTCTGGGTATTCCTTTGCTCGGTGCAGTTTTTCGCGATAACCGGCTGTCGACGCCGCAGCGGCATCTCGGGTTAACACCGGTAACTGAACACGACGCGCGGAAAACGGTTGACGTTATGGCGGACCGGATGGCCGAACAAGTCGCAGTTGATGAACTGATTAGTTTGGCGAAACAGGCTCCGCCTTTGGTTGCACCATTGGATAATTCGCGTTGTGACAGGGGACACGTTCGCATCGGCGTGGCCAAGGATGAGGCATTTTCCTTTTACTATCCGGAAAGTTTAGATGTTTTGACTGCGCAGGGAGCGGAACTGGTAGAGTTCAGCCCGCTATATGACCAATTTTTACCGCCCGTCGACGGACTAGTCCTAGGCGGTGGTTTTCCGGAAATGTTTCTGGAACGGCTTACGGCGAATCGCCCGATGCGTGAGGCTATTTTTCGGGCAGGGAAAGACGGCATGCCCATTTATGCCGAGTGTGGCGGTTTGATGTATTTATGCCGACAAATTTCCGGATTTGGTGGCCAAGCTTATGATATGGTGGGATTAATTCCAGCCGTGTGCGAAATGCAGTCAAACCTGCAAACGGTCGGATACGTGGAGACAAGGGCGCTCCACGACACTGTATTATGTTTGGTCGGTGAGAAGCTGCGGGGCCATGAATTCCACTTTTCCCGCATGGTTCCCGACGACTACACGGATTTTCCCTGGGCTTTCGAATTTACGAAAGTGCGTACGGGGGCAGCCTATCGTGGGGGGTTCGCGACCGATAATATCTTGGCTTCTTACCTGCATATTCATTTTGCCGGCAATAAGCAGGCGGCCGGAAGGTTCGTCGAGCAGTGCATTAAGTTTAGAGGACGTGACAGACATGAGAGGTAA